A single window of Danio rerio strain Tuebingen ecotype United States chromosome 15, GRCz12tu, whole genome shotgun sequence DNA harbors:
- the mmp13b gene encoding collagenase 3: protein MELKTVLLLVIAAYSSAKPISTEEKDKAVLAKKYLQRFYGMPAGLQRPGKSSDLMQQKIREMQEFFKLEVTGKLDDKTVELMEMARCGVPDVAEYNHFPRDLKWKTTNVTFRILNYTPDLKKKVVDRAVRKALNVWSKVTPLRFTKTFDGTADIMISFGTKEHGDFNPFDGPEGLLAHAYPPGIGIGGDTHFDEDETWTEDYHAFNLFLVAAHEFGHALGMAHSSDPGSLMYPVYSYAKGFPLSEDDIEGIQSLYGENPDHEKFKPKPIAPEKCDPELSFDAITELRGETIIFKDRFYWRLHPNMPEPEQTLIKNTWPEIPNKVDAAYENPERDVVIIFSGIKMWALNGYTLVDGYPKYIHKLGLPKTVRKIDAAVNIRDTGKTLLFVDEEYWSFDEQTGTMDTGYPRSIEDDFPGIGDEVDAAAYHYGYLNLYHEHTQFEYSYSARKVVRIMRANSILNC, encoded by the exons ATGGAGCTTAAAACTGTTCTACTATTGGTGATCGCTGCATATAGTTCAGCAAAACCCATTTCAACTGAGGAGAAAGACAAAGCTGTGTTAGCTAAA AAATACCTTCAAAGGTTTTATGGCATGCCGGCTGGTCTTCAGCGACCGGGAAAGTCGTCTGATCTCATGCAGCAGAAGATCAGAGAGATGCAGGAGTTTTTTAAGCTGGAGGTGACTGGAAAGCTGGATGACAAGACTGTGGAGCTAATGGAAATGGCTCGCTGTGGAGTTCCAGATGTGGCTGAATATAATCACTTTCCTCGAGATCTCAAATGGAAAACCACAAACGTGACCTTCAG GATTCTGAACTACACTCCTGATCTGAAGAAGAAGGTTGTGGACAGAGCCGTAAGAAAAGCACTGAACGTCTGGAGCAAAGTGACCCCGCTGAGATTCACGAAAACGTTTGATGGAACTGCCGACATCATGATCAGCTTTGGAACAAAAG AACATGGAGACTTCAACCCGTTTGATGGACCTGAAGGTCTTCTTGCTCATGCGTATCCTCCTGGAATCGGCATTGGTGGTGATACACACTTTGACGAGGATGAAACATGGACTGAAGACTATCATG CGTTCAATCTGTTCCTGGTTGCGGCTCACGAGTTTGGTCATGCTCTCGGTATGGCTCATTCGTCAGACCCTGGATCTCTTATGTACCCGGTTTACTCCTACGCCAAAGGTTTCCCTCTCTCCGAGGACGACATTGAGGGCATCCAGTCTCTCTATG GTGAAAACCCAGACCATGAAAAATTCAAGCCTAAACCGATTGCTCCAGAGAAATGTGACCCTGAACTGAGTTTCGATGCCATCACTGAACTGCGTGGAGAGACTATTATTTTTAAAGACAG GTTTTACTGGAGGCTGCATCCAAATATGCCTGAACCAGAACAAACCCTCATTAAAAACACCTGGCCTGAAATACCAAACAAAGTAGACGCTGCCTATGAGAACCCAGAGAGAGATGTGGTCATCATATTCAGCG GTATCAAAATGTGGGCTCTCAATGGCTACACTCTTGTTGACGGCTACCCAAAATACATCCACAAACTTGGCCTCCCGAAAACGGTCCGCAAAATAGATGCTGCTGTCAACATCCGAGATACGGGCAAGACTCTTCTGTTTGTAGATGAAGAATACTGGAG TTTTGATGAGCAGACAGGCACTATGGACACTGGATACCCACGATCCATTGAGGACGACTTTCCTGGAATAGGAGATGAAGTGGACGCCGCTGCTTATCATTACG GATACTTGAACTTGTATCATGAACATACTCAGTTTGAGTACAGTTACAGCGCAAGGAAAGTCGTTCGCATCATGAGGGCAAACTCCATACTCAATTGCTGA
- the n4bp2l2 gene encoding uncharacterized protein n4bp2l2 produces the protein MPNVNAKESTSPPNGGNVDELYKTPSPVYKSSSNQKINLPDGSHLKTDVNPDGQQLDPSTQTYCNAKERCPTSLIDRERIIKDLGVTSSAFIGPACRPKPSLEKELSEFYKELDEVDQEQVSDETDTKPAGVCPPESGLQTHMNIPVVITDHSRSYRPYPDPYERSQRDPKRWRPRLPQEPWYVSPPPPLPPPPWVPPDPRVHFFPPPTSGGPEMYPPDMLKPREDFNSPHACNNNSWGPWRGPPVPSDRWYEPRGFQSHERPGFSVEHQTPLAHWQQHDYENEQYQQYDIHNALVLVLLRGVPGSGKSTLARELLSTGPNGVVLSTDDYFFQDNRYAFDSALLGDAHDWNQKRAEQAMLDGCSPVIIDNTNVKAWEMKPYVELALENGYRVDFLEPDTPWKCDPAQLEKRNKHGVPRDTIAKMLDGFERPMNVDIVMNSVVPPHKSKPH, from the exons atGCCAAATGTGAATGCCAAGGAATCTACTTCTCCACCCAATGGTGGAAATGTAGACGAACTCTATAAAACCCCATCACCCGTGTATAAATCTTCCAGTAACCAGAAGATTAATCTACCTGATGGAAGTCATTTGAAGACTGATGTGAATCCAGATGGCCAACAACTGGATCCTTCAACACAAACATACTGTAATGCGAAAGAAAGATGTCCCACTAGCCTAATCGACAGGGAGCGAATCATTAAAGATTTGGGTGTCACAAGCTCTGCATTTATCGGACCTGCGTGCCGTCCCAAGCCATCCCTCGAAAAGGAGCTTTCAGAGTTTTACAAAGAGCTTGATGAAGTAGACCAAGAACAAGTCAGTGATGAAACTGACACCAAACCTGCTGGTGTTTGTCCACCTGAAAGTGGCCTACAAACGCATATGAACATTCCTGTTGTGATAACAGATCACAGTAGATCCTATAGACCCTACCCAGATCCATACGAACGCAGCCAAAGAGATCCAAAAAGATGGAGACCTCGATTACCTCAGGAGCCTTGGTATGTTTCTCCACCTCCTCCTCTTCCACCTCCACCATGGGTTCCTCCAGACCCGAGGGTTCATTTCTTTCCTCCCCCGACCTCTGGAGGCCCCGAAATGTATCCTCCAGACATGTTGAAACCTCGGGAGGATTTCAACAGTCCTCATGCTTGCAATAACAACAGCTGGGGCCCATGGCGAGGGCCTCCGGTGCCTTCAGACAGATGGTACGAGCCGAGGGGTTTCCAGTCACATGAGCGTCCGGGATTCTCTGTGGAGCATCAGACACCTTTAGCACACTGGCAGCAGCACGATTATGAAAATGAACAATATCAGCAGTATGATATTCATAATGCTTTGGTGCTCGTATTGTTGAGGGGAGTCCCAGGATCTGGGAAATCCACTCTGGCCAG AGAGCTCCTGTCCACTGGTCCCAATGGAGTGGTACTGAGCACAGATGACTACTTTTTCCAAGACAACAGATATGCATTTGATTCTGCTCTCCTTGGGGATGCACACGACTGGAATCAGAAGAGAG CTGAACAGGCGATGCTGGATGGCTGCTCACCTGTGATCATTGACAACACTAATGTGAAAGCCTGGGAGATGAAGCCTTATGTTGAATTG GCTTTAGAGAACGGATACAGAGTGGACTTTCTTGAGCCAGATACCCCTTGGAAATGTGATCCCGCCCAGTTGGAAAA GAGGAACAAGCACGGCGTCCCTCGAGATACGATAGCAAAGATGCTGGATGGGTTCGAGCGGCCGATGAATGTTGATATTGTGATGAATTCTGTCGTGCCTCCGCATAAAAGCAAACCCCATTAA